One segment of Synechocystis sp. PCC 7509 DNA contains the following:
- a CDS encoding DUF3102 domain-containing protein, translating to MPSRFSQQPANIKAQEFDYAALNSETQIVVQQRTSEIRSLLRRTAQDIFDVGQKLIEVKAQLGHGHFRTWLESEFDWSIWTATKFMQVADKFKCVKFSHLDIAPSALYELAAPSTPDCVRCEAIERASHGETITYSLAKAIKAEMSAQASQEPVRLQAESVTIDISAETIAEESFTVPEPSNPVEAQIVPEHEEQLSPLMESDKRASALPDLLNVEPDFLCTALLRNVESLSHEQINIL from the coding sequence ATGCCTTCAAGATTCTCCCAACAACCTGCCAATATCAAAGCTCAAGAATTTGATTATGCTGCTTTAAACAGTGAAACTCAAATCGTCGTGCAGCAACGTACCAGTGAAATTAGGAGCCTGCTGCGCCGTACTGCTCAAGATATTTTTGACGTTGGACAAAAACTAATTGAAGTGAAAGCTCAACTAGGACATGGACACTTTCGCACCTGGTTAGAATCAGAGTTTGACTGGAGTATTTGGACAGCAACCAAATTTATGCAAGTGGCTGATAAATTCAAATGTGTAAAATTCTCACATTTAGACATTGCGCCCTCGGCTTTGTATGAACTAGCGGCTCCTTCCACTCCCGATTGTGTACGCTGTGAAGCTATAGAACGTGCTAGTCACGGCGAAACAATCACTTACTCACTAGCTAAAGCGATTAAGGCTGAAATGAGCGCGCAAGCTTCGCAGGAGCCAGTGCGACTACAGGCTGAGTCTGTCACTATTGACATTAGTGCCGAAACTATAGCTGAAGAATCTTTTACAGTACCAGAGCCAAGTAACCCAGTAGAGGCGCAAATAGTTCCAGAACACGAAGAGCAGCTTTCACCACTAATGGAGAGCGACAAACGAGCATCGGCACTTCCTGATTTATTAAATGTCGAGCCAGATTTCCTTTGTACAGCGTTGTTAAGGAATGTAGAATCTCTAAGTCACGAGCAGATTAATATTTTATAG
- a CDS encoding DUF5895 domain-containing protein, which translates to MSNEAKTIERDQFTSDEFIDKNASLPTVIVLNDKLHCGYFIPVSTMAKCGWIDFDETQLISHTFFSGVTEQGILIPNPRMLVCPKTELYQYDIQASEQQQKRAIVGLYDAALKDDKNIKTERLYLVFFLDENNNPLHSLPLKYAARGVNGATFEVERRAFKAQLETCHALINQVPAKPKNDLFHALGVFCFTTQAELVGEKQNKSWCCRVVSHQVPTTETWKDYFVGYGQLRDYAWSALEPGQKIDVLSMPALEGSSCEMAALSPSNESNSFTSNYARDARFLGESEEVEDDGF; encoded by the coding sequence ATGTCGAACGAAGCGAAGACCATCGAACGTGACCAATTTACCAGCGATGAATTTATTGATAAAAATGCCAGTTTGCCAACAGTAATTGTCCTAAATGACAAGTTGCACTGTGGTTATTTCATCCCAGTTAGCACGATGGCAAAATGCGGCTGGATTGACTTTGACGAAACGCAGTTAATCAGCCATACGTTCTTTTCTGGAGTGACCGAGCAGGGTATTTTAATTCCTAATCCTCGAATGCTTGTTTGTCCAAAAACAGAATTGTATCAGTACGACATTCAAGCTTCCGAGCAACAGCAAAAAAGAGCAATTGTGGGGTTGTATGATGCAGCGCTCAAAGACGACAAGAACATCAAAACTGAGCGATTGTACCTCGTATTTTTCTTAGATGAAAACAACAATCCACTTCACTCATTGCCGCTCAAATATGCAGCGCGAGGAGTAAATGGGGCGACCTTTGAAGTAGAAAGACGTGCTTTCAAAGCTCAGTTAGAGACTTGTCACGCGCTGATAAATCAAGTGCCAGCTAAACCAAAAAACGATCTATTCCATGCTTTGGGCGTGTTTTGCTTCACAACACAGGCAGAATTAGTGGGAGAAAAACAAAACAAGTCTTGGTGCTGTAGAGTAGTCAGCCACCAAGTACCAACGACAGAAACCTGGAAGGACTACTTTGTTGGATACGGTCAACTCAGAGACTATGCTTGGTCAGCACTAGAACCTGGTCAGAAAATTGACGTACTGTCGATGCCAGCGTTAGAAGGCTCTTCTTGTGAAATGGCGGCGCTGTCACCAAGTAACGAGTCAAATAGCTTTACCTCAAATTATGCTCGTGATGCGAGGTTTCTGGGGGAAAGCGAAGAAGTTGAGGACGATGGGTTTTAA
- a CDS encoding type II toxin-antitoxin system PemK/MazF family toxin has translation MRPAVVISSDAISRLPIKLIAPITNWKPYFANNIWHVKVDPDSSNGLAKISAVDALQLRGADRQRFIRKLGQLSATTMEEITIAITTVIEYVEAPEQR, from the coding sequence ATACGTCCTGCGGTAGTTATAAGTTCAGATGCTATTAGCAGACTACCTATCAAGCTAATTGCACCGATTACTAACTGGAAGCCGTACTTTGCTAATAATATTTGGCACGTTAAAGTTGACCCAGATAGTAGCAATGGTTTAGCGAAGATTTCGGCGGTAGATGCTTTGCAATTGCGAGGAGCAGATAGACAAAGATTTATCCGCAAGCTGGGGCAATTGTCCGCAACAACGATGGAAGAAATAACTATAGCGATCACTACAGTAATTGAGTATGTAGAAGCGCCAGAGCAAAGATAG